The following DNA comes from Ignavibacteria bacterium.
CTAAGTTTATGATAGGTCTGGGTCCAAATGATTCAGTAAACAATAAGAAATAATTATTTTATGAATGTTCTCTATAATTCTGTAAACCGAATAAACTCATATTTGCAGGAAATTCCTGAAAAAATAAATAAAATTCAGGAAGGTGAATTTACATACAAGAAGTCACCTAAGAAATGGTCGAAAAAAGAAATTTTCGGGCATTTGTGTGATTCTGCAGTAAATAATTTAAGCCGGTTTGTACGCGCACAATTTGAAACTGAGCCATTCCTGATAGTACCCTATGCACAGGATGATTGGGTTAGGGTTAATTACTACAATGATATGGATACCGGTGAACTTCTGAATTACTGGATCACTCTCAACAGGCAGATAGTACGGGTAATTTCAAATATTCCCGAATCAAAGCTCGCGGTGAAAATTGAGCTGGGCAACGCAGCATTCCGCGAAGATTCAACCGATAAAACACTGCTGTGGCTGATAGAGGATTACGTTGTTCATATGGAGTATCACCTGAAGCAGATAGTTGAATAAAAATGTCATACCCGCGAAGGCGGGTATCCAGACTATTATTTCAGTAAATACAAAAACTCAGGAATTATGACTATAGCAAATAAGTTTTTTATAACCTTCTCTTTTTTGAAATAGTTGTAAGGAGTTTCTGCTTATCTTAATGAAGAAGTCACATTCTATAAAATTATCGTATTTCAAAGATCCACTTTTCAGCTTAAATCAATTACTAGATACCCGCCTTCGCGGGTATGACAAGCAACCTATAAATACACCAATCGTACCGGCAAGCATTCCG
Coding sequences within:
- a CDS encoding DinB family protein; its protein translation is MNVLYNSVNRINSYLQEIPEKINKIQEGEFTYKKSPKKWSKKEIFGHLCDSAVNNLSRFVRAQFETEPFLIVPYAQDDWVRVNYYNDMDTGELLNYWITLNRQIVRVISNIPESKLAVKIELGNAAFREDSTDKTLLWLIEDYVVHMEYHLKQIVE